In the genome of Thermoanaerobaculia bacterium, one region contains:
- a CDS encoding adenine phosphoribosyltransferase: MNDPRWSLAVCDVPDFPSPGIVFKDITPLWSNPELFAAAIEEMSAPFRGDGVRKVVGIEARGFVFGSAVALALGAGFVPARKPGKLPRERRRVDYTLEYGVDALEIHHDAVGPGEACLLVDDVLATGGTARAAADLIRSAGARLVGMSFFLEIGALDGRERLGRENVHCVLSL; encoded by the coding sequence ATGAACGATCCTCGCTGGTCGCTTGCGGTCTGCGACGTCCCCGACTTCCCCTCGCCGGGGATCGTCTTCAAGGACATCACGCCGCTCTGGTCGAATCCGGAGCTCTTCGCGGCGGCGATCGAGGAGATGAGCGCCCCGTTCCGCGGCGACGGGGTTCGGAAGGTCGTCGGAATCGAGGCGCGGGGCTTCGTCTTCGGCTCCGCCGTCGCGCTCGCGCTGGGCGCCGGATTCGTCCCCGCGCGCAAGCCCGGGAAGCTCCCGCGCGAGCGGCGCCGAGTCGACTACACGCTCGAGTATGGCGTCGACGCTCTCGAGATCCATCACGATGCGGTCGGGCCCGGCGAGGCCTGCCTGCTGGTCGACGACGTGCTCGCGACCGGCGGCACCGCGCGCGCCGCCGCGGACCTCATCCGGAGCGCCGGGGCGCGCCTGGTCGGAATGAGCTTCTTCCTCGAGATCGGCGCGCTCGACGGGCGCGAGCGCCTCGGCCGGGAAAACGTGCACTGTGTCCTCTCGCTCTGA
- a CDS encoding acylphosphatase → MSGRVQGIGFREWVRRTARSHGVRGWVRNREDGRVEAVATAEAEILERFESVLRGGSAISRIESLETSDVEETLFADFEVRR, encoded by the coding sequence GTGAGCGGGCGGGTTCAGGGGATCGGATTCCGGGAATGGGTGCGCCGCACCGCGCGCTCGCACGGCGTGCGCGGTTGGGTGCGCAACCGCGAGGACGGGAGGGTCGAGGCGGTCGCGACCGCGGAGGCCGAGATCCTCGAGCGCTTCGAGTCGGTCCTCCGCGGCGGATCGGCGATTTCCCGGATCGAGAGCCTCGAGACCTCGGACGTCGAGGAGACGCTCTTCGCCGACTTCGAGGTGCGACGATGA